Proteins from a single region of Lujinxingia litoralis:
- a CDS encoding FAD-binding and (Fe-S)-binding domain-containing protein, which translates to MAIDVTRATDTLEQLAGELEGELRLDDLHRSLYAQDASVYQSEPVGVVFPRTVEDVQAIVRTADALGLGLIPRAAGTSLAGQCVGEGLVVDVGRHMNQILELNVEEKWVRVQPGVVLDELNRYLAPHGLFFGPDTSTSNRCMIGGMIGNNSCGSHSILYGNTMAHVLELGVVFADASFERVGAWSPEGLRDRMHQSDRLGEALRVLDRVVREHGELIEERYPRRDVVRRNTGYPLDDILWRAPYTEDGEDFSLARFLCGTEGTLGLVTEARLNLVERPVEKCVVCVHFDSLEASLRATVVAVKHDPAAVELIDRRVLEQTKQNIEQSKNRFWVEGDPDAVLVVEFYRESHQALEEACHRLIAEFRSLDMGYAYPVLRAPQDKAVWELRKAGLGLLMGIEGDVKPVTVVEDTAVAVDVLPDYVRDFAGIMDAYNTACVYYAHASVGELHLRPELNLKDPEDVRRFKGIAEDVADLVRRYRGAISGEHGDGRVRSPLLERFYGPEIMALHRQVKEGFDPQGIFNPRNIVDPRPIDADFRFVPGKPTPELRTYFKWEAERGLVRATELCNGAGVCRKAPEAGGTMCPSYMATRDEKDTTRGRANVFRTLLTGDEPEAAFESDALAEALDLCLSCKGCKSECPANVDMAKMKAEFLQQRYDRQGTPARALLFGHYGRLSKLGALVPWLANFMLSFALTRALFNAFFKLSPQRQMPMMAARSFDAALRRARKDGRLSGPDARAQNETVWLYVDPFTDFSEPEVGLAAVEVLEAAGYRVERFGMRDDGRTYLSKGMVRHARELMETGLESVEADLQAYPERRVVGLEPSALLTFRDELPDLVSERWRALADNLASRALLFEEFIAAEVDAGRWPQGLFETSRPQSALLHGHCHQKAICGTTATEVALGLAGYEVETLRTGCCGMAGSFGYEAEHYEVSMKVGELVLLPRVREMGAEQVMIAPGTSCRHQIADGAQREALHPTLALRARLKRG; encoded by the coding sequence ATGGCGATCGATGTGACCCGCGCGACGGATACGCTGGAGCAGTTGGCCGGCGAGCTCGAAGGCGAGCTTCGGCTCGATGACCTTCACCGCTCGCTCTATGCCCAGGACGCCTCGGTCTATCAGTCCGAGCCGGTGGGGGTGGTCTTTCCGCGCACGGTCGAAGACGTGCAGGCGATCGTACGCACGGCCGATGCCCTCGGTCTGGGATTGATTCCACGGGCCGCCGGGACCAGCCTGGCCGGGCAATGTGTGGGGGAGGGGTTGGTGGTCGATGTGGGTCGCCACATGAACCAGATCCTGGAGCTGAACGTCGAGGAGAAGTGGGTGCGGGTTCAGCCCGGCGTGGTGCTCGACGAACTCAACCGTTACCTGGCGCCGCATGGGCTCTTCTTTGGTCCGGATACCTCGACCTCGAACCGGTGCATGATCGGTGGGATGATCGGCAACAACTCCTGCGGCAGCCACTCGATCTTGTACGGCAACACCATGGCTCACGTCCTGGAGCTGGGGGTGGTGTTCGCCGACGCGAGTTTTGAGCGCGTGGGGGCCTGGTCGCCCGAAGGGCTGCGGGATCGGATGCACCAGAGCGATCGTCTTGGCGAGGCGTTGCGGGTGCTCGATCGGGTGGTACGCGAGCATGGCGAGTTGATTGAGGAGCGCTATCCGCGCCGCGACGTGGTGCGCCGAAATACCGGCTACCCCCTGGACGACATCCTCTGGCGGGCCCCCTATACCGAAGATGGCGAGGACTTCTCGCTGGCGCGCTTCTTATGCGGCACCGAGGGGACCCTGGGGCTGGTCACCGAGGCCCGGCTCAATCTGGTGGAGAGGCCCGTGGAGAAGTGCGTGGTCTGCGTGCACTTCGATTCGCTGGAGGCGTCGTTGCGGGCGACCGTCGTGGCGGTCAAGCACGACCCGGCCGCCGTGGAGCTGATTGACCGTCGGGTGCTCGAACAGACGAAGCAGAACATCGAGCAGTCCAAGAATCGCTTCTGGGTCGAGGGGGATCCGGACGCGGTGCTGGTGGTGGAGTTTTATCGGGAGAGCCACCAGGCGCTGGAAGAGGCCTGCCACCGGTTGATCGCCGAGTTCCGCTCGCTGGATATGGGCTACGCCTATCCGGTGTTGCGGGCCCCGCAGGACAAGGCGGTCTGGGAGCTGCGAAAGGCCGGGCTCGGGCTGCTCATGGGAATTGAGGGTGATGTGAAGCCGGTCACCGTGGTGGAGGATACCGCGGTGGCGGTGGATGTGCTTCCTGATTACGTGCGCGACTTCGCCGGGATTATGGACGCTTACAACACCGCCTGTGTCTATTACGCGCACGCCTCGGTGGGGGAGTTGCACCTGCGCCCGGAACTCAACCTGAAAGACCCGGAGGATGTGCGCCGCTTTAAGGGCATCGCTGAGGATGTGGCCGACCTGGTGCGCCGCTACCGCGGCGCCATCAGCGGGGAGCACGGCGATGGCCGGGTGCGCTCGCCACTTTTGGAGCGCTTTTACGGACCCGAGATCATGGCGCTGCATCGTCAGGTGAAAGAGGGCTTTGATCCTCAGGGGATTTTCAATCCGCGCAATATTGTCGATCCGCGACCTATTGACGCCGATTTTCGTTTTGTGCCGGGTAAGCCCACCCCGGAGCTGCGCACCTACTTTAAGTGGGAGGCCGAGCGTGGGTTGGTGCGTGCCACTGAGCTTTGTAACGGCGCCGGGGTATGCCGCAAGGCTCCCGAGGCCGGGGGGACGATGTGCCCCAGCTACATGGCCACTCGCGACGAGAAAGACACCACGCGCGGGCGTGCCAATGTCTTTCGTACGCTGCTGACCGGCGACGAGCCGGAGGCCGCCTTTGAGAGCGATGCGCTGGCTGAGGCCCTCGATCTTTGCCTCTCGTGCAAGGGATGCAAGAGCGAGTGTCCGGCCAATGTGGACATGGCCAAGATGAAGGCGGAGTTTCTGCAGCAGCGCTACGATCGTCAGGGCACACCGGCACGGGCGCTGCTCTTTGGGCACTACGGTCGCTTAAGCAAGCTCGGGGCGCTGGTGCCCTGGCTTGCGAACTTCATGCTCAGCTTTGCTCTGACCCGCGCGCTCTTTAACGCGTTCTTTAAGCTCTCACCGCAGCGTCAGATGCCGATGATGGCGGCGCGCAGCTTTGATGCGGCGCTGCGGCGGGCCCGCAAGGACGGGCGGCTTTCCGGCCCCGATGCCCGCGCCCAGAACGAGACGGTCTGGCTCTATGTGGACCCCTTCACCGACTTTAGCGAGCCCGAGGTGGGGCTGGCCGCCGTCGAGGTGCTGGAGGCGGCGGGCTATCGGGTGGAGCGTTTTGGGATGCGTGACGACGGGCGCACCTACCTCTCCAAGGGGATGGTGCGCCACGCTCGCGAGCTGATGGAGACGGGGCTGGAGAGCGTAGAGGCCGATCTCCAGGCGTATCCCGAACGCCGGGTGGTGGGCCTGGAGCCCAGTGCCCTCCTGACCTTTCGCGATGAGCTGCCGGACCTGGTGAGTGAGCGCTGGCGGGCGCTGGCCGACAACCTTGCCAGTCGCGCGCTCCTCTTTGAGGAGTTCATCGCCGCGGAGGTCGATGCCGGGCGCTGGCCTCAGGGGCTCTTTGAGACGAGTCGCCCGCAGTCGGCGCTCTTGCATGGGCACTGCCACCAGAAGGCCATCTGCGGGACGACGGCGACCGAAGTGGCGCTGGGGCTGGCGGGCTACGAGGTGGAGACACTGCGCACCGGGTGCTGCGGCATGGCAGGCTCGTTTGGTTACGAGGCCGAGCACTACGAGGTGTCGATGAAGGTCGGCGAGCTGGTGCTCTTGCCGCGGGTGCGCGAGATGGGCGCCGAGCAGGTGATGATCGCGCCGGGGACGTCCTGCCGGCACCAGATCGCCGATGGCGCCCAACGGGAGGCCTTGCACCCGACCCTGGCGCTGCGCGCTCGCCTGAAACGAGGCTAA
- the rplI gene encoding 50S ribosomal protein L9 — translation MEVILTEDVPNLGEMGEIVKVAPGYGRNFLIPKGMALPASATEKKALEHKKRQIELRKEREREEAMGVQAKLDGVSITIPKRVAEGDALYGSVTSREIADVLKQEGFELEHRFIEVGRGIDELGIYKVPVKLASGVYAHVVLWVVAM, via the coding sequence ATGGAAGTCATTCTGACCGAAGATGTGCCCAATCTCGGCGAGATGGGTGAGATCGTAAAGGTTGCTCCGGGCTACGGCCGGAACTTCCTCATTCCCAAAGGTATGGCCCTTCCGGCCAGCGCCACTGAAAAGAAGGCGCTGGAGCACAAGAAGCGCCAGATCGAGCTGCGCAAAGAGCGTGAGCGCGAAGAAGCCATGGGTGTTCAGGCCAAGCTCGACGGCGTGAGCATCACCATTCCCAAGCGCGTGGCCGAGGGCGATGCGCTCTACGGCTCGGTGACCTCGCGTGAGATCGCCGACGTGCTCAAGCAGGAAGGCTTCGAGCTGGAGCATCGCTTCATCGAAGTTGGCCGCGGCATCGACGAGCTGGGCATCTACAAGGTGCCGGTCAAGCTCGCCAGCGGCGTCTACGCCCACGTTGTTCTGTGGGTTGTGGCGATGTAA
- the rpsF gene encoding 30S ribosomal protein S6 codes for MAVERLREYETIYIVRPDAGEEEFARLRERVEGIIENEGGHLLKFDDWGQRKLAYEIHDKSESRRFERGNYQYYRYMVGGNTVAEIERNLKLIDSVLKFLTVKLEDDLIAEERLARPEEEEVEEVIPAQDDDE; via the coding sequence ATGGCTGTAGAGAGACTACGCGAGTACGAAACGATCTACATCGTGCGCCCCGACGCCGGCGAAGAGGAATTCGCTCGTCTGCGTGAGCGCGTCGAAGGGATCATTGAGAACGAGGGCGGTCACCTGCTCAAGTTCGACGACTGGGGCCAGCGCAAGCTCGCCTACGAGATCCACGACAAGTCGGAGTCGCGCCGCTTTGAGCGGGGCAACTACCAGTACTACCGCTACATGGTCGGCGGGAACACGGTTGCGGAAATCGAGCGCAACCTGAAGCTCATCGACTCCGTGTTGAAGTTTTTGACCGTCAAGCTGGAAGACGATCTCATCGCTGAGGAGCGCCTGGCGCGCCCCGAAGAGGAAGAGGTCGAAGAGGTCATCCCGGCTCAGGACGACGACGAATAG
- the pth gene encoding aminoacyl-tRNA hydrolase — translation MFAPKEERVSRTLIVGLGNPGPKYEGTRHNIGFAAVNRLAERYRLTVTQSKFHGVYTTGIICGVDVALLKPLTFMNLSGKSVAPAMKFFNVEPVSLIVLHDELDVELGQMKIKEGGGHGGHNGLRDIVAKTGTREFLRVRLGIGRPEHGDVTNHVLGRFRPDETPAVERMLDDACDAVETILSEGVAAAQNRFHGR, via the coding sequence ATGTTCGCTCCGAAGGAGGAGAGGGTGAGTCGTACGCTGATCGTGGGTCTGGGTAACCCGGGGCCTAAATACGAAGGTACGCGCCATAATATCGGCTTTGCCGCGGTCAACCGGCTGGCGGAGCGCTATCGCCTGACGGTGACGCAGTCGAAGTTTCACGGGGTCTATACCACGGGGATCATCTGCGGGGTGGATGTCGCGCTTTTGAAGCCGCTGACGTTCATGAACCTCTCGGGCAAGTCGGTGGCTCCGGCGATGAAGTTCTTCAACGTGGAGCCCGTTAGCCTGATCGTGCTTCACGATGAGCTCGATGTGGAGCTGGGGCAGATGAAGATCAAGGAGGGCGGTGGCCACGGTGGCCACAACGGCCTTCGAGACATTGTCGCTAAAACCGGCACCCGGGAGTTTTTGCGCGTGCGCCTGGGAATCGGTCGTCCAGAGCACGGGGACGTGACGAATCACGTGCTGGGGCGTTTTCGTCCCGATGAAACTCCGGCGGTGGAGCGCATGCTCGACGATGCCTGCGACGCCGTGGAGACGATCCTCTCGGAGGGCGTTGCCGCCGCTCAGAACCGCTTTCATGGCCGTTGA
- a CDS encoding 50S ribosomal protein L25, with protein sequence MASKNNPTLNATVRAESGKGVARKLRAQGLIPAICYGSTTDNVSLAMDPAEFDKIMDTKLQINSVFNIALDNGTTIENVMLRDYQFDPIRRVVIHADLVAVDMDVPVEVKVPIEPTGRAKGVRMGGRLRIIQPDVKVAARPGDIPEAIVIDVTELAPEGAIMAGELSYPEGVEPAFKMDYALIRIQMPRKKVTKEEDAKAKKAKKAS encoded by the coding sequence ATGGCTTCGAAGAATAACCCCACGCTGAACGCGACGGTTCGCGCGGAGTCCGGGAAGGGCGTTGCTCGCAAATTGCGCGCGCAAGGTCTGATTCCGGCGATCTGCTACGGGTCGACCACCGATAACGTCTCGCTGGCGATGGACCCGGCCGAGTTCGACAAGATCATGGACACGAAGCTCCAGATCAACTCGGTGTTCAATATCGCGCTCGATAACGGCACCACCATCGAAAACGTGATGCTGCGCGATTATCAGTTCGACCCGATTCGTCGCGTGGTGATTCACGCCGACCTGGTCGCCGTCGATATGGATGTTCCGGTTGAAGTCAAGGTTCCGATCGAGCCTACCGGCCGCGCCAAGGGCGTGCGTATGGGCGGTCGCCTGCGTATCATTCAGCCCGACGTCAAAGTTGCGGCGCGCCCCGGCGATATTCCCGAGGCCATCGTGATCGACGTCACCGAGCTGGCTCCCGAAGGGGCGATCATGGCCGGTGAGCTGAGCTATCCGGAAGGCGTTGAGCCGGCGTTCAAGATGGACTACGCGCTGATTCGCATCCAGATGCCGCGCAAGAAAGTCACCAAAGAAGAGGACGCCAAGGCGAAGAAGGCCAAGAAGGCCAGCTGA
- a CDS encoding DUF4397 domain-containing protein, whose amino-acid sequence MSDDECGAGSACFDGECVLRSSECLDDFDCEGHQQCAAGQCINNTSCDTATDCAPGQTCDDEGACVERQCSRSSQCPESYVCDEGLCRTTPRQCTEVGQDCVPGDATRSGFACEDIGDGPRCYETCTEYRVCGNGGQATSAYDCSSGQACVTDVSLQLKPVCRPSECGGVLSAEEDCAEIVAENPALFANGVHCGLQNGVRTCLPAGNAQENESCTAASDCEEGLVCVTGVDSLIDIQTGNNTHESYCARPCSNDGQCGGDQACIGETSGALMGMGFCGDRCEPFGHNGAQCGDDLACVPVDGVDGLCARETTRERDLYENCSDNTQCPDSSACIQIDEGVRRCLPSCDPTLGNAAQRDATCPSASTGAYTQIAHFGAELPAVDVLVDGEVILENVSFGDIAGEEGFLSLDAGERQVVVRATGGAVLFDGELEVDAGDAVVIAAVDNADADNGISVLTVPVARDEASVSGAAKVRVVHAVALPGSVDVVFVEQDSDVSVASNRHYALTAATFGAIGNYIELDAGDYDVYVFATGAFEGDEALRIFTFTAEAGAVTTEFALDSESSPLGSVPYLSAPVGRMLGGTCLNLIQGAAFIGSGFCLETCANADQWGVGGCTNANDRCDDFGDGSGVCFPSNGNEVGDACSSDSDCVDGAHCDATSTGAGVCRSYCQPAEQTNDALGCESGEICVGQEGIDNFGKCRIPCNAGADNTDPNCPADQQGCFGPEGQTYCQPSGDVAFGEDCGQPSKQNCEAGMVCARRSNTLGGFLQSAFTDATQLGAPGGVCSQVCEPFVGDGGDSGCSEGYACSPITPDGASTSAGHCVERTDKKIRSLQPCDVADGGKMCDENSFCIVEAVNACVEPQGICVQMCDFYGGGGCTDGTVCEPWSDDGPLFGVFGICR is encoded by the coding sequence GTGAGTGACGATGAATGCGGCGCCGGGTCGGCCTGCTTTGACGGGGAGTGCGTGCTCCGCTCCTCCGAGTGTCTTGATGACTTTGACTGTGAAGGTCATCAGCAGTGCGCTGCGGGACAGTGCATCAATAACACCAGCTGCGACACCGCCACGGACTGTGCGCCGGGGCAAACCTGCGACGATGAAGGCGCCTGTGTGGAGCGCCAGTGCTCGCGCAGCTCTCAGTGCCCGGAAAGCTACGTCTGTGACGAAGGTCTCTGCCGCACTACCCCGCGCCAGTGCACCGAAGTCGGTCAGGATTGCGTGCCGGGTGACGCCACGCGTTCCGGGTTCGCCTGTGAAGATATCGGCGATGGGCCGCGTTGTTACGAAACCTGCACCGAGTATCGCGTGTGCGGTAACGGAGGACAGGCGACCTCGGCTTACGATTGCAGCTCCGGTCAGGCCTGCGTGACCGACGTTTCGCTCCAGCTCAAGCCGGTCTGCCGCCCCTCGGAATGCGGTGGCGTGCTCAGCGCTGAAGAGGATTGCGCTGAGATCGTGGCTGAGAATCCGGCGCTCTTCGCCAACGGCGTGCACTGCGGCCTGCAGAATGGCGTGCGCACCTGTCTGCCGGCCGGCAACGCTCAAGAGAATGAGAGCTGCACCGCGGCCAGCGACTGCGAAGAAGGTCTTGTGTGCGTGACCGGTGTCGATTCTTTGATCGATATTCAGACCGGCAATAATACGCACGAAAGCTACTGCGCCCGTCCCTGCTCCAACGACGGCCAGTGTGGCGGCGACCAGGCGTGTATCGGCGAAACCAGTGGCGCGCTGATGGGCATGGGCTTCTGCGGCGATCGTTGCGAGCCTTTCGGTCACAATGGTGCTCAGTGCGGCGACGACCTGGCCTGCGTGCCGGTCGATGGTGTTGACGGTCTGTGTGCTCGGGAGACCACCCGTGAGCGCGACCTCTACGAGAACTGCTCGGACAACACGCAGTGCCCCGATAGCTCGGCCTGCATCCAGATCGACGAAGGTGTTCGTCGCTGCCTGCCCTCGTGCGACCCGACGCTGGGTAACGCGGCGCAGCGCGACGCCACCTGCCCGTCGGCGTCCACCGGTGCTTACACCCAGATCGCGCACTTCGGTGCCGAACTGCCCGCGGTCGACGTGCTGGTCGACGGTGAGGTGATCCTGGAGAACGTCTCCTTCGGTGACATTGCCGGTGAAGAAGGCTTCCTCTCCCTGGACGCTGGTGAGCGCCAGGTGGTGGTGCGCGCCACCGGTGGTGCCGTGCTCTTTGACGGCGAGCTTGAGGTCGATGCTGGCGACGCGGTTGTGATTGCGGCGGTCGACAATGCCGATGCTGACAACGGTATTTCGGTGCTCACGGTGCCGGTGGCCCGCGACGAAGCTTCGGTCAGCGGTGCCGCGAAGGTTCGCGTGGTCCATGCAGTGGCGCTTCCCGGCTCGGTGGACGTGGTCTTTGTGGAACAAGACTCCGATGTGAGTGTGGCCAGCAACCGTCACTACGCGCTCACCGCGGCAACCTTTGGCGCCATCGGCAACTACATTGAGTTGGATGCCGGGGATTACGATGTGTACGTTTTTGCAACCGGCGCGTTTGAAGGTGACGAGGCGCTGCGCATCTTCACCTTCACCGCGGAAGCCGGTGCCGTGACGACCGAGTTTGCGCTTGATTCGGAGTCCTCGCCGCTGGGCTCGGTGCCTTACCTGTCGGCTCCGGTGGGGCGTATGCTTGGTGGAACTTGCCTGAACCTGATTCAGGGTGCGGCGTTCATCGGATCGGGCTTCTGCCTGGAAACCTGCGCCAACGCTGACCAGTGGGGCGTGGGTGGCTGCACCAACGCCAACGATCGCTGCGATGATTTTGGTGACGGCAGCGGCGTGTGCTTCCCCTCGAACGGCAACGAAGTGGGCGATGCCTGCTCGTCGGACTCCGACTGTGTGGACGGCGCTCACTGTGACGCCACCAGCACTGGTGCCGGCGTGTGCCGCAGCTACTGCCAGCCTGCTGAGCAAACCAACGACGCGCTGGGTTGCGAGAGCGGCGAGATCTGTGTCGGGCAGGAAGGCATCGATAACTTCGGCAAGTGCCGTATCCCGTGCAACGCCGGGGCGGACAACACGGATCCGAACTGCCCCGCCGATCAGCAGGGCTGCTTTGGCCCTGAAGGTCAGACCTACTGCCAGCCCTCCGGTGACGTAGCCTTCGGTGAAGACTGCGGTCAGCCCTCCAAGCAGAACTGCGAGGCCGGCATGGTCTGCGCCCGTCGCAGCAACACCCTGGGTGGCTTCCTGCAGAGTGCCTTCACCGATGCGACTCAGCTGGGCGCCCCCGGTGGTGTCTGCAGCCAGGTGTGTGAACCCTTCGTCGGCGATGGCGGCGACAGTGGTTGCTCCGAAGGTTATGCCTGCTCGCCGATCACCCCCGATGGCGCCAGCACCTCCGCGGGCCACTGTGTGGAGCGCACCGACAAGAAGATTCGCTCACTTCAGCCCTGCGACGTGGCCGACGGTGGCAAGATGTGTGACGAGAACTCGTTCTGCATCGTGGAAGCCGTGAATGCCTGCGTCGAGCCCCAGGGGATCTGCGTGCAGATGTGCGACTTCTACGGTGGTGGTGGCTGCACCGACGGTACGGTCTGTGAGCCGTGGTCGGATGACGGCCCTCTCTTCGGCGTCTTCGGCATCTGCCGATAA
- a CDS encoding glutathione S-transferase family protein, whose translation MSYELFISRASPYSMKVAALLRYLGVEHRLVIQNVVRRYRLIRRLTGKTMVPVLRNGDWAINDSTAIAEYVLRLPQLARELYMPPGIDTLSLLLEDFADEWMVRWMVQSRWGHPEDVRHVEQLIGAELTGGLPGAGRLLGRAAGQAIRFRLEDWGIGPANAEVLSGSARRTLEALEAALGDGRLYLFGDVPSLADFGCYGPLGQYASDPSGARVLRSAEFGRVRAYVARFDAMLLGEVEVGSATDASLQAVESLMGEALGTYWEVMVANLEAMGQGKRPAMVEATLLDGASFVFAPSRYLYSRLQSWLQLIEEGYASRRELFGDGGASVERALIGRVEQLVARPQAVELLKMYPGLGLR comes from the coding sequence ATGTCCTATGAGTTATTCATCAGCCGCGCCAGCCCCTATTCGATGAAGGTCGCCGCGCTCTTGCGTTATCTGGGCGTGGAGCATCGCCTGGTGATTCAAAATGTGGTGCGTCGCTACAGGCTGATTCGTCGGCTCACCGGGAAGACGATGGTGCCGGTGTTACGCAACGGAGACTGGGCGATCAATGACTCTACGGCGATCGCCGAGTATGTGTTGCGCCTCCCGCAGCTCGCCCGAGAACTCTATATGCCCCCGGGGATCGACACGCTGAGTTTGTTGCTGGAAGACTTTGCCGATGAGTGGATGGTGCGCTGGATGGTGCAATCGCGCTGGGGCCATCCCGAGGACGTGCGCCACGTGGAGCAGCTTATCGGCGCCGAACTCACCGGAGGACTCCCCGGGGCGGGGCGCCTGCTGGGACGCGCGGCCGGTCAGGCGATTCGATTTCGGCTGGAAGACTGGGGGATAGGCCCGGCGAACGCCGAGGTGTTGAGTGGCAGCGCGAGGCGCACGCTGGAGGCGCTCGAAGCCGCCCTGGGGGATGGGCGCCTCTACCTATTTGGTGACGTGCCTTCGTTGGCTGATTTCGGGTGCTACGGCCCGCTGGGACAATACGCAAGCGATCCCAGCGGTGCGCGGGTGCTGCGTAGCGCCGAATTTGGGCGGGTCCGGGCCTACGTAGCCCGTTTTGACGCCATGCTCCTTGGCGAGGTGGAGGTGGGCAGTGCGACCGATGCCTCACTCCAGGCCGTGGAGTCGCTGATGGGGGAAGCGCTCGGGACCTACTGGGAGGTGATGGTGGCCAACCTGGAAGCGATGGGGCAGGGCAAACGACCCGCCATGGTGGAGGCGACTCTGCTCGACGGGGCGAGCTTTGTGTTTGCCCCCTCGCGCTACCTCTACTCCCGGCTTCAGAGCTGGCTTCAGTTGATCGAGGAGGGGTACGCCAGTCGCCGGGAGCTCTTCGGGGATGGAGGTGCGTCGGTGGAACGAGCGCTGATCGGACGGGTGGAGCAGCTTGTCGCGCGTCCGCAGGCCGTGGAACTGCTCAAGATGTATCCCGGACTGGGGCTTCGTTGA
- a CDS encoding HD domain-containing protein, translated as MSSSNPFGSLPELRRDAMGTTVRVPELRNIALTPRVEAILDHPAFQRLRRVRMLGPTHLVYPGAVHTRFEHSLGVYGCTRWFLQSLGRIPELASSLSEVDLLSVLAAGLLHDIGHYPFAHSLEALHLKGEDTPRHEEVGGRIIMGEFEALRGERSIAEILSSQWGVEPERVIALCTGNLGARPSQIDQLLHSIISGTIDADKMDYLERDSHHIGVPYGRTYDRERLLANLTLNADETRLAIAAKGKVPAEMFVFSRYTMFSEVYWHHTVRAASAMVENAIAAFHSRAQIDPDDFLGYLLRFDDEELLSWLFEHSPDPSAPRFLLGGLQTTRRRLYKRVATFSRIYAERDKQRAYETIYQMERAQLFDLTARLSARLGSAVGVPLHPAALIIDIPPRDKDRIDSIDVVYPRARGKRFYPLHQLSQVVNGIQDDFIAVVKKIRIFAEPSLAAQLRDLKGVEDLLLTEILKS; from the coding sequence ATGTCTTCGTCCAACCCCTTTGGTAGCCTTCCCGAACTTCGACGCGACGCGATGGGCACCACGGTACGGGTGCCCGAACTGCGCAACATCGCGCTAACCCCGCGCGTCGAGGCGATCCTCGACCATCCGGCGTTTCAGCGGCTGCGCCGGGTCCGCATGCTCGGCCCCACGCACCTGGTCTACCCGGGGGCTGTGCACACCCGTTTTGAGCATTCTCTGGGCGTCTACGGATGCACGCGCTGGTTTCTACAGTCACTGGGACGCATCCCCGAGCTGGCCTCTTCGCTGAGCGAGGTCGATCTTCTGAGCGTGCTCGCCGCAGGCCTGCTCCATGACATCGGGCACTACCCCTTTGCCCATAGCCTGGAGGCCCTGCACCTCAAAGGCGAAGACACCCCACGCCACGAGGAAGTCGGCGGTCGGATTATTATGGGGGAGTTCGAGGCGTTGCGCGGCGAACGATCCATCGCCGAGATCCTCAGCAGTCAGTGGGGCGTGGAGCCCGAACGTGTCATCGCGCTGTGCACCGGCAATCTGGGGGCTCGCCCCTCGCAGATCGATCAACTGCTGCACTCGATCATCAGCGGAACGATCGACGCCGATAAAATGGACTACCTGGAGCGAGACTCCCATCACATCGGGGTGCCCTACGGGCGCACCTACGACCGAGAACGTCTGCTGGCCAACCTGACCCTCAACGCCGATGAGACCCGCCTGGCGATTGCCGCCAAAGGGAAGGTGCCCGCGGAGATGTTTGTGTTCAGCCGTTACACCATGTTCAGCGAGGTGTACTGGCACCACACCGTGCGGGCGGCCAGCGCGATGGTCGAAAATGCGATCGCCGCTTTTCATAGTCGTGCGCAAATCGACCCCGACGACTTCCTGGGCTACCTGCTGCGCTTTGATGATGAGGAGCTACTGAGCTGGCTCTTTGAGCACTCCCCCGACCCGAGCGCCCCACGCTTTTTACTCGGGGGGCTTCAAACCACACGACGACGCCTCTACAAACGCGTGGCGACCTTCAGCCGGATCTACGCGGAACGCGATAAACAGCGCGCCTACGAGACAATCTATCAGATGGAGCGCGCCCAGCTCTTCGATCTGACCGCGCGCCTCAGCGCCCGCCTGGGCTCCGCCGTGGGGGTGCCTCTTCATCCGGCAGCGCTGATCATTGACATCCCCCCGCGGGACAAAGATCGCATCGACTCCATCGATGTCGTCTACCCCCGAGCCCGGGGCAAACGCTTTTATCCGCTCCACCAACTCTCGCAGGTCGTCAACGGGATCCAGGATGACTTTATCGCCGTCGTCAAAAAGATCCGAATCTTCGCCGAACCCTCGCTGGCCGCCCAACTGAGAGATCTCAAAGGCGTCGAAGATCTCCTTCTTACCGAAATTCTTAAAAGTTAA